The following coding sequences lie in one Heyndrickxia oleronia genomic window:
- a CDS encoding DUF2383 domain-containing protein, translating into MKNQQTVKTLNNFLKGQFMGIHAYEQYIQKITDQETKQKFQRIQQELKDDAAKVAERIQNLGGTPVHDEGLVGSIQGSIHNLMIPDQLDGIVEDAIKGENMGIHKTEELIHDELDEESLRLIKELLNKDREHIQMLQHLNL; encoded by the coding sequence ATGAAAAATCAGCAGACTGTAAAAACTCTCAATAATTTTTTAAAAGGTCAATTTATGGGGATTCATGCTTATGAACAATATATCCAGAAAATAACCGATCAAGAAACAAAACAAAAGTTCCAAAGAATTCAACAAGAACTGAAAGATGATGCAGCAAAAGTGGCCGAAAGAATTCAAAACCTTGGCGGAACTCCGGTTCATGACGAAGGATTAGTGGGCTCTATACAGGGTTCTATACATAACTTAATGATTCCAGATCAATTAGATGGAATTGTAGAAGATGCTATTAAAGGAGAAAATATGGGAATTCATAAAACTGAAGAATTGATTCATGATGAATTAGATGAAGAAAGCTTGCGATTAATTAAAGAACTTTTAAATAAAGATAGGGAGCATATTCAGATGTTACAACATCTAAATCTATAA
- a CDS encoding transposase — translation MSFFIGIASVIVPIIMYILQHYWRMLRLLFNSIALLSFLIFGNIAAYSILKVIKDKTVFMTTIHSVFLNVYFLLTGAYIGVYILYQVLFLILKERSKSKRLSPK, via the coding sequence ATGTCGTTTTTCATTGGTATTGCTAGTGTGATTGTTCCAATCATTATGTACATACTGCAACATTACTGGAGAATGCTTCGTCTACTATTTAATAGTATAGCGTTATTATCTTTCCTTATATTTGGAAATATTGCTGCTTATTCAATCTTAAAAGTAATCAAAGACAAAACCGTTTTTATGACTACTATCCATTCCGTATTTCTAAATGTTTATTTCTTACTTACAGGTGCATATATTGGGGTTTATATTCTATACCAAGTATTGTTCCTCATCTTGAAGGAGCGAAGTAAAAGTAAGAGATTGTCTCCTAAATAA